The DNA window CACAACAACTGGCCCGTTGGGTGTGCCTGACCGTCTCCAGGAGCGGAAAGCCGAAAGGCACGGCGTGGTCCACGCGGGAGACTCTTAGGCCCGCATGAACTGAAAAGGCCGTCGCGGAAATTTGATGACGTTTCAGCCAAGATCACGCCGTGGCGGGACGAATGGACCGATGCTGAATTGCTGGCCGCCGGGATGAGCCCCCAAGCAAGCAGTCGCGCCCTGCGTTAAGCTTCACTCAATCTCTGCAGTCTATGCTGACGCCAGATTGTCGAGGATAAAATGAAGCGCAGGCCGATATTACTCTTCGCTTTTCCGGCTTTGATCCTGATGCTTCTGGCAAGCGAGCGAATAGCGACCCTGCTGCTCGGACGCTATGCCGCCAGCCCTGCCATGTGGCGGATCTGGCTTGAACTGCACCCCACGGCGATGTTCTGGCAACAGGTCCATCTTGGACTGGGCGGATCGATGGTCCTGGATGCCGTCATCCTGGTTGCGGCGGCGGCGGCGTGCTGGGGCGCTTGCCGTATGAGGCGGCCGGCCGCCTTCTTCCTCGCCAACCACGTCGCCCTGCTCTTTGCCGGACTGATGATCGCTTCCAGCAGTCATTCGGAGACGGCGAGCACTGTCGCGGCATTCCCGCTGTCGAACGGCCTCCAAGTCGCACTGATGGTCGATTTTACCTGGCAGAACAGTCTCGTGCTTGTTCTGGGCTTCGCGGCCTGTGCGTACTGCCATGTCGCGTTCCTCCGCGAAACGCGGCTGCGTGGAGAGTCTCCCGCCCTGCGTCTCATGACTTTGCGACGCGATATCTAGCCGGCGCACGGGGGCGTTCGAGAGAGTGCCAAATGATCCGGACATCAGCAGCTTCCCGGATCCGGCGGCTTCGCCAAATCCGGAGCCGCCTCAATTGATCTTGCGATAATAGACCTTTCCGTCCGGCGTTTCGGTTCGCTGGTAGGAGGGGTTAGGGGCAGGGGGCGCGGTGCTCTTGCGCTTGGCTGGCCGCGGCGTATCGACAGCGGCGGGTTCGGCCGCGATATTGTTGGAGGATGCATCGGCCACGGTGCTGGTGGTGACGACGGCGGGTTCCGCCGCGCCCGCGCTGCCATCGTCACGCGCTGGCGGAGGGTTTTGTTCCAGCCGGGATATGTTGCCGTTGACTTCGTTGAAACTGCCCTGCAACTGGCTGTCCAGCCTTTCAAATCGGCTCTGAAAACCGTTGTTGACCGTGTCGAGCCGGGCAACGATCCGCTGCTCGAACGCGCCAAGCTCCTCCAGACGTCCCTCCACGGCGCGCAGGTCGGTGATGCCGCGATAGAGGTAGATGGCGGCGGTCGCGTTCAGCACCGCGAACAGTGTCAACCCGACGCCGACCACGACGGCCAGCCGCGACCGGCTCGCATCCTTGTCGAGCAGTTGCGGTTCGATGGGCTCGGCGGCCACGGTCGGCACGTGCGGGTCACTGATCGTCGTCATTGAACCACCACCTTGGTGCCTATTGGCACCCGCTTGAAAAGATCGATCACATCCGTGTTGGTAAGGCGAAAGCATCCAGATGTGCCGTCGAACCCCACGCCCGAGGGATCGTTGGTGCCATGGATGCGATAGAGCGTGTCGTGCCCGTCCCGAAGCAGATAGAGCGCCCGTGCGCCGAGCGGGTTATAGGGGCCTGAAGGCACCAGCTCCGGCAGTTCCGGCTGGCGGGCGCGCATTTCCCTGGGCGGGCGCCACTGCGGCCATTCCGTTTTCGCGCCGACCTTCACGACGCCGGTCCAGCCGAATCCGTCGCGTCCGACGCTGATCTGGTAGCGCAGCGCCTGGCCCTGACGGGTCACCAGGTAAAGCGCCTTCTCGTTCTTGCGGATGACGATCGTTCCCGGCTGCTCCGTGGTTGCGAAGGCAACCGCCTTGCGCAGGCTGGGGCCCATCGCCGGCAGCGGTGGCCGATCCGAAAGCCTCGATCGCGCCTGGGCGAAGTCCTGGGCCGACAGCGCCAGCGCCAGGCCGAGCACGCCGGCGCCGATCAGCCTCACGGCGGCGTCATGTCTACCGGGCAGCGTCATCGAGCCGCTCTTTGAACATCTTCTTCAGATCCTTGTTGAAGCGCGCCCGGCCATCCACTTCGGAAGGCAGGATCGCCCGGTTCAAGGCATCGGCCAGAAGGGTGTTGTCCAGGGCCACCGATTTGATGTGCGGCGCCTTGAATATCTTCTCAAGCTCGCTGCGCGAGAAATGGTTTCCGAACCATTTGCGCTTGTGCTTGTTGGCGACGAGCGTGATGCTGACCGCATTGCCGCGCAGCTCGCGGATCTTCTTGTAGAGCCGCTTGCCTTGCCGCAGCGAGGCGACGTTGAGTTCGAAGACGATGAAGATCTCGTCGCTCGTCGAAAGCACCGAATTGTGCCACGGCGTTTCGAGATTGGGCAGGTCGATGACGATGTCGTCGAAGCGGTAGGCGACGAGGTCGAGCAGCCGGAAGACGAAATCGCTGCCTTGTGGCTCGAACGGCAGCTGCGGCCTCTCGAACGCGTAGAGGGTGAGACCCGACGGGCGCGACAGCTTGATGACATCCATCAGCTCGACATCGAGCCTTTCCGGCTGGCCGATGATGCCCGCCAGGTCGAACTGGTTGAACAGATTGAGGTAGGCGCCGCAATTGGCGCTCTGGAAATCGAGATCGACCAGGCAGGTCGAAGCCGCGCGCTCGGTCGATTTCGAGGCCAGGAATTCGGCCGCCGACAAAGCGAGCGTCGTGGCGCCGGCGCCACCGCTGGCGCTGATGAAGGTGATGATGCGGCTTTTGGTTCCCTGGTTGCCGGTATCATGGAAGGTCACCGCGTTGAGCAGTTCCTTGCCGTCGAGCGGCTTGTGCAGCCAGTCCGAAGCATTCATGCGCACCAGCACGCGCGTCTGTTCCGACGTCAGCTCATCGGAAACCGCGATCAGCGGCACCGACGCCCACAGCGCGCGTGCCTCGACAATGCCTGACCTGCCGAGCAGGGCGCCATTGCCCAGATCGAGGATGACGATGCCGGGGCGCGTATCGGCGGGCGGACCTTTCAGAAAATCATCCGTCTCGGAGATCCTGACATCATAGATCGCCAGGGCATCGAGCCGCGTCGCCACCTCGCGCTTGAAAGCCGGATCGGACGAAAACAACGCCACCTGCTTTCGCTTGGTCGGTGTAACCTTGGTGTTGATGGCATTCATGGCCAGGTGCTCTTCAGATCTTCGCCCGTGACCGTGCTCAGCATGGAGGGCATGTTGATGTTGGTGAAACCCATCAGTCCTCTCAGGAAAAAGAACTGGAAGGTGATATTCTGGAGATTGACGGTGATGGTCGGCACCGGGCCGCCTAGCCGGGTCTGATAGCCCAGGCCGGTGGCCGTGTAGGTGACGACGATGTTGCTGCGCAGCAGGCCCGGGAAGAAGTGGCACATACCGGGCCGCTGGTTTGCGGCAAGCGCAGGGCAGACATCGTCATCGGTGTTTGCGGTGTCGCCACGAAAGATGCGGCTGAAATTGGCTGCGCTGAAGCCGCCACTGTTGCTACAGCCGCCCGTGCCGGCGGTGTAGGTGCAAACGAAAGGACCATAGGCGCCGGCGACAGTCGGGGCGCCGGGAGACGAGATCGGGCCCGCAGTCGCGAGGTTGGTCGCCACAGCATCCGATATCGAAGCCAACCGGGCGCCGACCTGCACCGCCTTGGTGGCCGCGTTCCATTGATAGAAGGCGTAGCCGAAGTCGACGAAGCCCAATACGAGCGTAAACAGCAGCAACGATACGATGGTCATTTCCACCATCACCGCCCCGTCTTCCGATTTTGCGAAACGCTGGATCATGGTCAGAACCGGATCAACCGCTCGTCGTGGTAGCCCTGCAGCGTTATCGGACCGATGCCGATGAACGACAACATACCGACACCGGTGTATGGATAGGTACCGGAAGCGCGGACGGTGCAGACCTGTGCCGTGGTGGAGCGATATTGGGTAACGCCGCCCACCACGGTGTCCTGGCAGGAATTGTTCGTGGTCACGGTGACATTCGATGTCTGCCAGCCGCTCACGCGCGGACTATCAGTCACGACGCCGTTAACAACCGTTACAGATGGCTTGCCGTAGACGGCGATGTTCGCGGCAATGGTGGAACAGTTGATCGCCGCCAGCCCGGAGTCGGTATACAATTGACTGTTGCAGCGCGCGGCATAGCGGGCGGCGTCTGTAAGTCCGGCCTCCATCAGCAGCTTGTCGTGGATCAGATTGCCGAACTCGAACACCCCGGCGGACAAGATCAGCATCAGCGGCGTGATCAGTGTCATCTCGACAATCACCGCGCCGCGTTGGTCGTGTCGAAATCGACCAAGATATCGGGACAGCGTCTGGAACATCGCAGTCACCGATAGAGCTGCGCTTCGTCGCGCAGGTAGTTGTCGAGTGTGCCGCTGCCGCCCTTGCCGGTGATGTCGACCAGCTCCACGTAAATATTCTTCCCGTCCTTGACCGGCTCGGTAATGAAGAAACTGCCGAACCTCCTCACCGGGATGCCGGTCTGGCGGCCGCTGAAATTCGTGCCCGCAGCCGTGAGCGCATTGCAGTCCAAGATTGCGCCGTAAAGCAGCCGGCGGTCTGGGATCGAGATCGGGGTGCCTGCCGCCGCAGGCGGGATTCCCGTTTCGCCGCCGACGGCAGCGTCCTGATAGATATTGTTGTCGATCTCGTAGCGATAGACCTCATAACGTGTCGGGAGATTGGTGCCGGTTCCTGACAGAGCCGCTGGCACGGCACGTGTCGGGTGATTGGCGGCCCAGTAGCGCGCGAAATTCCAGTCACCGGCGCCCATGCGGCCGCCCATCATCGTACAGTTCCCGGCGATCTGGCAGGAATCGCGCTCAAGCCCGACGCCCTTTGTCGGGTCTGTTTCATAGTCGACCTTGTTACTCTGGACGAACTGGCTGCCGTTCTTGGCGCCCTTGCGCACATTGACCGCGGGTCCGTCCGAGTAGTTGGACGAATTGATGCCGAAGCGCGAGTTGATGCCGTTCTCGACAGGGCCAGCGTTCTGCCCCGGCTCGGTGGTGACGCCGTCGCGCGAATAACAATTCTGCGGTTTGGAGTCGGCGAGCATTTTTTCGAGCTGGTTGGCGCCGTTGCCGAACGGAGAAGCCAGGAAAGCGAAGTTGCCGGGAAAGTAGGATCCGTCGCCGCGCAGCACGATTTGGCGGCGACGGTATTGCCTGGTCTGTGCAGCCTGCTCCAGCGTGACGCCGCCGGTGATGGTTGTGTCCTCATACGGGTTGCACATGAAAACGGGCGTGTAATCGCAGACACCCGACGTGAACCCGGCAGTCGCCCGGGCAGCGACGTTCAAGCTATTACTGGCCGAATTGCCCGTCAGAAACGACGCTGGGAATATCGCGGCGAAACCGACTGGCGTGACCTTCACTTCAATGAATGCGGTTTCACCCTCGCCGATGGATTGCGTAGCATTGGCATAGTTTGCGCTGGTGACCAAAGTCCCGTCCGACGCGGGTATGGTCTTCAGGAAACACCACGAAATGTTGCCGGCGCTGTTGCATTGTGCGGTGCCGCCTGGTTGCCCAGACGTCAAGGTGAACCGGCCAGTAGAGCCAACGGTCGAGAAAGTGGCATCGTTGGCAACCAGTGTCGCCATGGCGCGTTCGGCCCTGGCCCATGAACCGGGCAAGCCATCAAGTTCGGCTGCTCCGGCCAACGCAAAGGCATCCGCCGCCTTCTGCAAATCATTGTGCAGATTGTTGACCCGGCTCATGTCGATCGCCAGCAGCGAAAAGCCGATGATTGCCGGCAGCGTAATGCTGACGAGGATCAGCGCTATTCCCCTCTGGTCGCGCCAGAATGCGCGAATGGTCCGCAGCATGGTCCTTGCCCCTTGCTCCCCTGACGCCAGGACCCCTCGTATGGTCCGGCGCGCTGAAACCGCGTCCTTCTGTTCACTGCCCCGTAGTCACACCCGCCCCGCCGACATTGACCGTGATGGCCGGTGGCGGCGGCGGCGGCGGTGGAAATTTGTAGCTGTGCGCCACGGCGGCCGCGCGCGCACCGTCGCCTTCGATGTGCGTATTCCTGGACGCCGGATTGAATGGATCGACCGTCTGCGCCAGCGAGTTGTATCTCTGCGTGTCGCCGGCCGCCAAAGTCACTGAATCGTAGTGATTCAGATAGTCCGCGGCGCAGCCTGACAATGCGCTGGCGCACAGGATGGGGATCAAGATCCTATTTCTTGACATAGAGCATCTTGTCCTTCGATTTGAAGTCGAGCATGTGCCCATAGGGGCCGGTGACGCCGTCGCCGGTCTCATATTTTCGGATCATGTCCTTGTTCACCTCGAGCTGACCAAGGACGAAGAATTCCGGATCATTGGCCGGCCGCGTCTTGTCGAACGGCGTCGCCAGCTGCTCGCCGGGCTTCACCGGCCGCACGATGTGCGGCGTGACGATGACCACCAGTTCGGTTTCTTCCTTCTGGCTGCTCGAATTGCGGAACAGCGTCCCGATGACCGGGACCTGGCCAAGCCACGGCACCTGGTTCTGCAGCTTGGTGGTCTTGCTGGACAAAAGCCCGCCGACCGCGAAGCTCTGGCCGTCGCGCAATTCGACGACGGTGGACAGTTTGCGGTTGGTGAAGATCGGGTCGCCGGCGGTGGTGAAGCCGTTCAGGTCGCTGACTTCCGGCGCCAGGTTCATGTGGATCTTGCCGTCGTCGAGTACGACCGGTGTGAACAGAAGATTGACGCCGAATTGCTTGTAGACGATGTTGATCTGGCCATCCTTGTCGAGACTGCGAATAGGCACTTCACCGCCGGCGTTGAAGCTGGCCTGCTCGCCGGAAAGCGTGGTGAGATTGGGGTTCGCGAGTGTGCGCACCACCCCCTTGGCCTCAAGCGCCTCGATGTACAAATCGACCTTGATATTGCTGTCGATGACGCGGGTGAGCAGCGCTCCGAAGGGGGTGGAGTTGGACAGGAGGTTGCTTAGCAGAGCTCCTGAGCCGAGCACCTCCTTGTTTTCATCAACCGCGGCAATACCCGTTCCGACTTTGGTCGTGCCGCTGCCGTTCGTGCTCTTGAGCGACACCCCGAGGTCGCGGCCGGAGTTGCGCTTGGCTTCCAGCACGCGCACTTCCAGATTGACCTGCTGGCTGTCGTCGACGATGACCGAGTTGATGATGGCATCAGGACCATATTGCTGTGCGACTTCCATGATCGCCGCCAGCGTGGCGCCGTCCTTGACATGACCGGCAAGCCTGACCCTGCCGTTGACCGAGCCGATCTCGATGCGCGACTTGGGTGCCACCTGGCGGATCGCTTGCGCCATGTCGGAGACATCGACGCCGACTTCGACCTGGATGACGCCGAGCGAGCGCTTGTCGGTGGAGAACAGATTGACCGTGGTGGTGCCGGCGCCCTTGCCGATCACATAGAGCGTGCGGTCGGTCATCGGCTGCGCATCGGCGATCTTCTCGTCGCCGACGACGATATCGCCCAGATTGGCATTCACCTGCAAAGTCACCGATTGCGACATCGGCAGGAAAACACGATGGACGCTGGGGTTCGACACGTCGATGAAGCGGTCGGCCGCATCGGCCGCAAGGCTCGATAGCGACAGTGCAGCCAGAGCCGACAACGCGGCCGCCCCCATCCTCACCCAAAACCCTTGCATCCCGGTCTCCCCAATCGCCGCTGGCGGCGGCGCCAAACTGGTCGCGGCGCCTTTATGGCTGCCGCGGCACGTCATATGTTTCGAGCTTCACACCTCGGAAGACGCCCACCGTCGCGCGCGCCGGCGGTTCCGGCTGCACGTACTTGACGACTTCCTTGACGACTTCGTGGACTTCCGGCGCCGACGTTACGGCAGGAGCCGGCTTCACCTTGCTCAACTGGTCGATCTGGCTGCCAACCCGCTCCACCGCCTGCGCAAGGCCGGCGATCTTGTCGTCCGCGCGCTTGCGCTCAGCCGCGGCCTCCGCTTCCGCCGCGGCCTTCTTGCTGAGCTCCGCCTGCCTTGCGGCGACGTCGGCCGGTGTTTCGCCGGTCAGGTCGGAAAGCGTCACACGTTCGGTGGTCTCGCCCTTGCTGGCCGCGGCCTGGCGAAGGGCCAGCGACAATTGTCCGGCGCCTGCCGCCAGCGTCAGCTTCTGCGCATCCTTGGTGCTGGCCTCGAGTGTCACCGATTTGACGACAGTCGGGCTGTCCTTGCTCGCATCCGCGACCTGGTCGACGGCGAGCACCTTCATGCTCTGCAGAAGCACGTCGACAAAACTCTGGTCCGCGCCATCATTGCCGCGCACGGTTCGCGTCAGCAACACGTCGACACGGTCGCCCGGAAAGACGAATCCGGCGACGCCGAGCACGTCGTTGACGCGGATGGAAACGGCCTTCATGCCCTCGCCGAGAACCGCCGAAAGCGTGGCGCGCTGGCCCGGACCCGTGATCTTGCTGGCGAGCACGGGTTCGTTGACGCCGATCGCCTGCAATGCCTGCTTGGGGGCTCCGCCGGCCGGAACGTCCTTCGTCAGGAGTTCTTCCGTGGTCTTGAAAGCGCCGGCCGGAATCGCGCCCGACGGCCATGCGACCTCACGCAATTTGTCGGCGGACAGTGTGTCGCCAAACTTCAGCGCCACGGTGGCCACGACAACCGTGTCGCGCTGAACATCCTCCGTCCGCGCCATGGCGCTGCGCTGGTTGGCCAGCCAGATATTGGCGAGCACCACGGCCAGCACGCCGAACACGCCGGCAAGGACGATCATGATGACGGTGTTTGCGCGCATAACCCCAACCCACTCTATCGACTACGTGCCGCCCAAGGTCGCCTGTCTTTGGTTGAAAAGAGGGTAGGCCCAGGCGTCCACGCCAGGGCCAACCCGAAGCGTCACGAGCCAGCGAGCGCCGTGTTAAGTGTGTTCCACTGGCCACCCACCCACGTGCCTACCCCGATGATCGTTGCGATCACGGCCACCGTGATGATGCCAAGCAGGATGGTGTATTCGACCATGGCAGCGCCGTTTTCATCGTCGCGGAACTGCCGGGTCATTATAATGAGCTTGTTCACGCCAATTCTCCGTTGAATTGAAGATTTGAACTGACGAGCCGAGGATTTCCACCAAAGCATCTCTCGCCATCCCAAATCGACCGTCTTTGCCTGCCTGCCAACCGAAGATCGCATCGAGAGGTCGATCGATCTTTCAGTCGAAGGAGCAGGCCCAAGTCCACGCGGCTTGGGCCTGCTCGAACATCAAGACGCGGGGAGTGCGCTATTGAGCGCTGTCCATTTACCATTGACCCATGTGCCTACCCCGATGATCGTTGCGATGACGGCCACCGTGATGATGCCAAGCAGGATAGTGTATTCGACCATGGCAGCACCGTTTTCATCGTCGCGGAACTGCCGGGTCATCGTCATGAGCTTCTTCACGTCAATTTCTCCCTTTGGAGGTTGAATACGACGAGACAACCTGAGGATAACTCCGCTCAAGCCACTCGCCATCTTGGTAAGACGGCAGGCCCAAACCTTTCTGTTGGGCCTGCTAGATAGTTATGACGCCGTTGTAAGATTCGCGTTCAGGGCCGTCCACTTCGTGTTGACCCAGCCGCCTACCCCGATGATCGTTGCGATCACGGCCACCGTGATGATGCCGAGCAGGATCGTGTATTCGACCATGGCAGCGCCGTTTTCATCGTCGCGGAACTGCCGGGTCATCGTCATGAGTTTCTTCATGCCAATTTCTCCTTTTGGAGGTTGAACCCGACGAGACAGAGCCAAGGATGTACTCCATACCCAGCATCCCCCGTCACGTTGATCCTAGGTCGCGCCAAAAAGCAGAGTCAAACGGGATTAAGGGTCCCTTAACTTTCATATACCTGATTCGCCAAGAAAAAAGCGGCTCAACATCTTGGCAAGGGATTGATTCGTATCATTTTTCAACCGTTCTTAACCATTCGTTCACAATTCCGTCCTGCATGCGGCACGATTATGGATAAATTAGCAATACCGCATATTCCTTTATATCTAAGGGTTTAAGCGAGGCATCGCGGTGGTTCCGGGCGGAGGGATGGCCGTGCACGGAAGGGGTGCGAATCGCACGATTGCAGTTCGCGAACCATATCAAATAAACAAAGGATTACCGGGCCGACGACCTTAACTATGTTGAAAGTATTGCCTGTACGCAGGCCATCCTGGCGCTTGTGCCGACGGTGGTTAACGTTTAGTTTCCACTAATATGCGTCTGAGAGGAATATAAGCGATTATGCTGGGGCGATTCATCAGGGGGGCAGGCGAACAGCAGGTGGCGACAAAGGCCGAGTCGGCGGCGGTGCTGCCTGTCACTCCGTCCCTTTCGCCAGCCGCTGATATCGAATCGCATGGCGACGATTTTCTGACGCTCAAGGTCGAGCTCCATCGCCACCTTATCGACCGGTTCAACCTCGCCACTCTTGAAAATGCCTCGAAGGATGAGATCCTGGATGAGATCCGCCCGATCGTTCGCGAGTTCGTCCGAAACAGAAGCGTGCCGCTGAACGCACGCGAACTCGACCAACTGACCAGCGACACCGCCGATGAAATGCTGGGGCTGGGACCGATCGAGCCGCTGCTGAAGGATGATTCGATTTCCGACATCCTGATCAACACCCACGATCGCGTCTTCATCGAACGGCGCGGTGTAATCGAGGAAACCGCAATCCGGTTTCGCGACGAGGCGCATCTGCTGCGCGTCATCGGCAAGATCGTTTCGGCGATCGGCAGGCGCGTCGATGAATCGGCGCCGATGGTCGATGCCCGCCTGGAAGACGGGTCTCGCGTCAATATTGCGGTGCGGCCGGTCTCGGTCGACGGGCCGCTGGTGTCGATCCGCAAATTTTCCAAGAATCCATATTCGCTCGAACGATTGATGGCGCTCAATTCAATCCGTCAGCCGATGATCGAGCTGCTGCGCATCGCCGTGCAGGCGCGCAAGTCGATCCTGGTTTCCGGCGGCACAGGCAGTGGCAAGACGACCTTGCTCAACGCCCTGTCAGCCTACATCCCGTCCAGGGAACGCTTGATCACCATCGAGGATGCGGCGGAGTTGCAGTTGCAGCAGCCGCATGTCGGCCGGCTCGAGACGCGGCCGCCCAATGTCGAAGGCAAGGGCGAAGTCCGCCAGCGCGAACTGCTGAAAAACGCGCTTCGCATGCGGCCCGATCGCATCATCGTCGGCGAGGTGCGCGGCGAGGAAGCCTTCGACATGCTGCAGGCGATGAACACCGGTCACGAAGGCTCGATGACCACCATCCATGCCAACACACCGCGCGACGCCATCTCGCGGCTCGAGCAGATGGTCGGCATGGCCGGCATGCCGATGAGCCATGACTCAATCCGGGCGCAGATCGCGTCGGCCATCGACATCATCGTGCAGACGCAACGTCTCTCCGACGGCGGCCGGCGCGTGACTTCGATCTCGGAAATCACTGGCATGGAGGGCAATATCGTCCAGCTTCAGGAAATCTACCATTTCGTCCGGCGCGATATGGGCGCCGATGGCAGCATCGTGGGCGAATTCCGCGCCACCGGTGTTCGGCCGCGCTTTGCCCAGGAAGCGGCGACGCTCGGCCATCAGTTCGCCAAGGACGCCTTCAACCCGCAGGTTCCACTCTGATGCTGACAGGGCAGGCTTTGCTCTACTTCATTTACGTGCTGGCGGCGGCGTCGGTTATCCTTGCCGGCGAATCCTTCTATCTGTCCTTCGCCGGAAGACGAGCGCGTGCGGGCGCGATCAACCGGCGGCTCAAGCGGCTTGGAGAAGAAACGACCGCGGAACAGAGCTTGCAGGGACTGCTGCAAGAGCGCGGCCTGACAGGGGCCGGCGATTTCAGCTTCGGTGCGATAGGGCTGAACCGGCTCTACACCCAGTCCGGCATCACCGGTAACCCACTGGCTTTCGCGGCAGTGTTCCTGTTCGCGGGCCTCTCGCTGGCACTTGTGATGGCTTTGCTTCTGGATTTTTCCGTTACGGTCGCGGTCATTGTTTTGCTGCTCGTCGGATTCGCGCTGCCGATTCTGGTTCTGCGGCGCGCCCGGAACAAGCGTATCCAGAAATTCGCCACGCAACTGCCAGATGCGCTCGACATGATCGTACGCTCGCTACGCGCCGGCCACCCGACCACCGTGGCGATCGGGCTGGTCGCTCGCGAAATGCCGGATCCGCTGGGAACCGAATTCGGCATCGTGTCCGATGAAATCACATTCGGCCTCAGTCTCGAACAGGCGGTCCGAAAGCTGTCGGAGAGGGTGGGTTTCGAGGGGCTTCACCTTCTGTCCGTGTCGCTCTCGATCCAATCCAAGACCGGCGGCAACCTCACCGAGATCCTGTCCAACCTGTCATCCGTGCTGCGCGAACGGCGCAAGATGCGGCTGAAGATAAGGGCGCTTTCGGCCGAGGGCCGAGTGTCGGCCTGGATCATTTCGCTGTTTCCAGTCTTCATGTTCTGCATCCTCTATTTCATCGCACCGACCTTTTATGGCGACGTGTGGGACAGTCCGCTCATTCTGCCGGTTTTTCTGATCTTTGGATCATGGGCGCTGCTGGGCGATTTCATCATGTATCGGATGGTCAATTTGGATCTCTGAGGGACGGGACATAGACTTCGTGACCAATATTGGAAATTCGCCCGTGCTACTCTCTCTTGCCGTCTTTGGGGCGGCGGCGGCGTTTTTTCTGGTGGTCGCGTTCGTCATAACGCCAGTCCTCCAGACCAGAAGGCTGGTTGCCCGCAGCCTGTTGTCCGAGGGCATAACCAATCGCCGCTCACTTTTGGGTCAGGAACAATTGGCCAGGATTTCGGCGCAGCGGCCGGTGGATGCCTACTTCCGCGCGCTGGAGAAGGAGCGCGGTCAGCCGAATGCGCTGGAAGCGAAATTGTTTCGAGCCGGATTCCATCAAGCAAGTGCGCCGATAATCTACACGCTGTCGCGGCTCGGTGCGGTCTGTGTCGGTTTTCTGGCCAGTTACGCTCTCCTGTCCCGGCTGTTGCCGCCCCAATTGCCCGGGTTTCTCGCTTTTGCCGGTGCTTCTCTCTTCGGTCTCGCCTGCATCGTGGTGCCAAGCATCCTGCTCGACCGCTTCGAGAATGGGCAGAAGCAGATATACCGCCGCGGCTTTCCCGACTTCATGGACATGATGATCACTTGCGCCGATGCGGGCATGAGCCTGGAGGCGGCGGTTGAGCGCGTCGGCACTGAATTGGCCGGCACCCACAAATGGCTCGGCATTCAGCTATCGATCATGAATCTGCAATTGCGTGCCGGTAAGCCGTTGCGAGAAGCGCTGCATGAGCTTTCGGACCGTATCGGCCTCGAAGAGGCGCGGGCGCTGGCGGTTTTGTTCCGGCAGTCGGAAGAACTGGGCACCAGCCTGACGGATGCCTTGCGCGTCTACAGCGACGAGATGCGCAGCCAGCGGATTCTTCAGGCCGAGGAACGCGCCAATGCCTTGCCGGTCAAGATGATGATTCCATTGGGGCTCTGCATCTTCCCGGTGGTGATGATGGT is part of the Mesorhizobium loti genome and encodes:
- a CDS encoding L,D-transpeptidase, whose translation is MTLPGRHDAAVRLIGAGVLGLALALSAQDFAQARSRLSDRPPLPAMGPSLRKAVAFATTEQPGTIVIRKNEKALYLVTRQGQALRYQISVGRDGFGWTGVVKVGAKTEWPQWRPPREMRARQPELPELVPSGPYNPLGARALYLLRDGHDTLYRIHGTNDPSGVGFDGTSGCFRLTNTDVIDLFKRVPIGTKVVVQ
- a CDS encoding TadE/TadG family type IV pilus assembly protein; translation: MFQTLSRYLGRFRHDQRGAVIVEMTLITPLMLILSAGVFEFGNLIHDKLLMEAGLTDAARYAARCNSQLYTDSGLAAINCSTIAANIAVYGKPSVTVVNGVVTDSPRVSGWQTSNVTVTTNNSCQDTVVGGVTQYRSTTAQVCTVRASGTYPYTGVGMLSFIGIGPITLQGYHDERLIRF
- a CDS encoding AAA family ATPase: MNAINTKVTPTKRKQVALFSSDPAFKREVATRLDALAIYDVRISETDDFLKGPPADTRPGIVILDLGNGALLGRSGIVEARALWASVPLIAVSDELTSEQTRVLVRMNASDWLHKPLDGKELLNAVTFHDTGNQGTKSRIITFISASGGAGATTLALSAAEFLASKSTERAASTCLVDLDFQSANCGAYLNLFNQFDLAGIIGQPERLDVELMDVIKLSRPSGLTLYAFERPQLPFEPQGSDFVFRLLDLVAYRFDDIVIDLPNLETPWHNSVLSTSDEIFIVFELNVASLRQGKRLYKKIRELRGNAVSITLVANKHKRKWFGNHFSRSELEKIFKAPHIKSVALDNTLLADALNRAILPSEVDGRARFNKDLKKMFKERLDDAAR
- a CDS encoding type II and III secretion system protein family protein, translating into MQGFWVRMGAAALSALAALSLSSLAADAADRFIDVSNPSVHRVFLPMSQSVTLQVNANLGDIVVGDEKIADAQPMTDRTLYVIGKGAGTTTVNLFSTDKRSLGVIQVEVGVDVSDMAQAIRQVAPKSRIEIGSVNGRVRLAGHVKDGATLAAIMEVAQQYGPDAIINSVIVDDSQQVNLEVRVLEAKRNSGRDLGVSLKSTNGSGTTKVGTGIAAVDENKEVLGSGALLSNLLSNSTPFGALLTRVIDSNIKVDLYIEALEAKGVVRTLANPNLTTLSGEQASFNAGGEVPIRSLDKDGQINIVYKQFGVNLLFTPVVLDDGKIHMNLAPEVSDLNGFTTAGDPIFTNRKLSTVVELRDGQSFAVGGLLSSKTTKLQNQVPWLGQVPVIGTLFRNSSSQKEETELVVIVTPHIVRPVKPGEQLATPFDKTRPANDPEFFVLGQLEVNKDMIRKYETGDGVTGPYGHMLDFKSKDKMLYVKK
- a CDS encoding TadE/TadG family type IV pilus assembly protein, which produces MIQRFAKSEDGAVMVEMTIVSLLLFTLVLGFVDFGYAFYQWNAATKAVQVGARLASISDAVATNLATAGPISSPGAPTVAGAYGPFVCTYTAGTGGCSNSGGFSAANFSRIFRGDTANTDDDVCPALAANQRPGMCHFFPGLLRSNIVVTYTATGLGYQTRLGGPVPTITVNLQNITFQFFFLRGLMGFTNINMPSMLSTVTGEDLKSTWP
- a CDS encoding TadE/TadG family type IV pilus assembly protein, which gives rise to MLRTIRAFWRDQRGIALILVSITLPAIIGFSLLAIDMSRVNNLHNDLQKAADAFALAGAAELDGLPGSWARAERAMATLVANDATFSTVGSTGRFTLTSGQPGGTAQCNSAGNISWCFLKTIPASDGTLVTSANYANATQSIGEGETAFIEVKVTPVGFAAIFPASFLTGNSASNSLNVAARATAGFTSGVCDYTPVFMCNPYEDTTITGGVTLEQAAQTRQYRRRQIVLRGDGSYFPGNFAFLASPFGNGANQLEKMLADSKPQNCYSRDGVTTEPGQNAGPVENGINSRFGINSSNYSDGPAVNVRKGAKNGSQFVQSNKVDYETDPTKGVGLERDSCQIAGNCTMMGGRMGAGDWNFARYWAANHPTRAVPAALSGTGTNLPTRYEVYRYEIDNNIYQDAAVGGETGIPPAAAGTPISIPDRRLLYGAILDCNALTAAGTNFSGRQTGIPVRRFGSFFITEPVKDGKNIYVELVDITGKGGSGTLDNYLRDEAQLYR